From one Solea senegalensis isolate Sse05_10M unplaced genomic scaffold, IFAPA_SoseM_1 scf7180000015554, whole genome shotgun sequence genomic stretch:
- the LOC122762331 gene encoding carbohydrate sulfotransferase 6-like: MFRSKVSFSTIIFVVVLQAVVMVLFCSWYLQLSPCGSTPSDKKVHVLLLSSWRSGSSFMGQVFSQHPSVFYLMEPGFHVWTKHPKSGVRSLRMALRDLFRSLFQCDFSVMDSYMPEHPQLASLFRWIVSRALCSPPACSLTPRNQISNQTLCAKKCNVQGLQGAEQACGTYSHVVLKTVRFFELESLYPLFQDPNLDLRIIHLIRDPRAVYRSREESGWILAHDSAVLLEHRQVPAGEVEYEAIQEICRSHVRINERATVNAPPFLEDRYRMVRYEDMAQDPLKEIVSLYDFLGLEMTTELKEWIYKMTNGNGKGSKQEAFEITSRSAVDVSRAWRTMLPHSKVKRVQEVCKEAMLLLGYRMVDSEEEQEKLDIDLLVPRDKYQFSWLATKIEQPSQS, translated from the coding sequence ATGTTTCGCTCCAAAGTCAGTTTTAGTACCATAATCTTCGTGGTGGTCCTGCAGGCTGTCGTCATGGTGTTGTTCTGCAGTTGGTACCTCCAGCTCTCTCCCTGTGGCTCCACCCCCTCGGACAAGAAGGTTCACGTTCTGCTGCTGTCGTCGTGGAGATCAGGTTCATCGTTCATGGGTCAGGTGTTCAGCCAGCACCCGTCTGTCTTCTACCTTATGGAGCCTGGTTTTCACGTCTGGACCAAACATCCCAAATCTGGGGTGCGCTCACTGCGAATGGCGTTGAGGGATTTGTTCCGTAGCTTATTTCAGTGTGACTTCTCTGTCATGGACTCGTACATGCCAGAGCATCCTCAACTTGCCTCCTTGTTCAGGTGGATTGTGAGTCGAGCGCTGTGCTCCCCACCGGCCTGTTCCCTCACTCCACGCAACCAGATCAGCAACCAGACTCTCTGTGCAAAGAAGTGCAACGTCCAAGGCTTGCAGGGGGCAGAGCAAGCCTGTGGCACCTACAGTCACGTGGTGTTAAAAACTGTACGATTCTTTGAGCTGGAATCCCTCTACCCTCTTTTTCAGGACCCAAACCTGGATCTGCGCATCATCCATCTGATCCGAGACCCACGGGCTGTATACCGGTCTAGAGAGGAGTCTGGCTGGATTTTGGCTCACGATAGTGCTGTCCTTTTGGAGCACAGACAAGTACCAGCAGGTGAGGTGGAGTACGAAGCCATTCAGGAGATCTGTCGCAGCCATGTTCGCATCAATGAGAGAGCCACGGTAAACGCCCCTCCGTTTCTGGAAGACCGCTACAGAATGGTTCGCTACGAGGACATGGCACAAGACCCACTCAAGGAAATCGTCTCTTTATATGATTTCCTGGGTCTGGAGATGACCACAGAGCTGAAGGAATGGATCTACAAAATGACCAATGGAAACGGCAAGGGCTCCAAACAGGAAGCTTTCGAAATCACTTCCCGGAGCGCTGTTGACGTCTCCAGGGCGTGGCGCACCATGCTGCCACACAGCAAGGTCAAACGTGTCCAGGAAGTGTGTAAAGAAGCCATGTTGCTGTTGGGGTACAGGATGGTTGATAGCGAGGAAGAACAAGAGAAGCTGGACATAGATCTGCTGGTGCCACGGGACAAGTACCAGTTCAGCTGGTTAGCCACCAAAATAGAGCAACCCAGTCAGAgctaa